In the genome of Myxococcus stipitatus, one region contains:
- the recG gene encoding ATP-dependent DNA helicase RecG, with protein sequence MLATVKGLTPVLERALAGASGVNAEALRLLRAALPHVDHPVPERRKAALRRVVAGLKLGGVVLPVELEGLAAEAMGREGESPGQRSAEPRRGVGAEDSEGRPRSAPGWQGASASGTQGARPTAPGVKVGAASGRALGPADPSAAASKAPRQQDAWFGEPDTEASASSAQASRSQEETSRASRQQQDAVAGSASTRASLPNAETSRASRQQQDAVAGSTSARASLPSAETARASRQQQDAAFDGARNAVGASSSREPRVRGHEGMLEPAGRGRALGSDSVAPPPGYVQMPPWRSSEPAPAAPRAKAAEPRSSAPSARGDGQSYGAHAGLTRPGAVPPARGATGRGARQASLDTGPESKAPAKARKEQKKKKRAVAAEASRSEAKLLSIAPRSGPLSSPLKTLGKRLGPRLISALDKKGLRRMGDILFLLPRCYEDRRRLLTIAELEPGERGVTVGMVKVADFVPGKQGRRMFRAVVGDSSGSIAATYFNAGPWLKSRFTVGKRLVLSGEVRATMSGREMAHPEIEPAEDLDSATSVHFNRIVPVYPGFERGEQRSFRELASRVGEQYAHALEDPLPPELRRRLELMGLPDALRFIHFPPEDADLEALDAHQSPAHRRLAFDELFFLQLGMALKRQGIKAEQGISFDVSPTLLEKARTALPFQLTGAQARVVEELSRDMARGEPMNRLVQGDVGSGKTAVAMVSALVALQNGYQVAVMAPTEILAEQHERNFRKVLGPLGFQVGLVSASGTAKAKRQVRDAVARGDIHLAVGTHALIQQEIAFDRLGLVVIDEQHRFGVLQRHTLMSKGLKPDVLVMTATPIPRTLAMTLYGDLDLSIIDQLPPGRTPINTRVFNDKQRARVYESIAAELAKGHQAYVVYPLVEESEKLDLEDATRGVEKLSKVFPDARVGLLHGRMKAEEKDAVMEDFREKRIHVLVCTTVVEVGVDVPNASVMVVESAERFGLSQLHQLRGRVGRGAAASHCFLVAGSARSWESAERLAVMEQSSDGFVIAEKDLEIRGPGEFLGTRQSGLPELAVANLARDGDLLSMAQAEARRILARDPEMKSPEHLALVKALEERWEGRLALAQVG encoded by the coding sequence ATGCTCGCGACCGTGAAGGGGCTGACCCCGGTCTTGGAGCGCGCCCTGGCGGGAGCCAGCGGCGTGAACGCCGAGGCCTTGCGCTTGCTCCGCGCGGCGCTGCCCCATGTGGACCACCCGGTTCCGGAGCGTCGCAAGGCCGCGCTGCGGCGGGTGGTCGCGGGACTGAAGCTCGGGGGCGTGGTGCTGCCCGTGGAGCTGGAAGGGCTCGCGGCGGAGGCGATGGGGCGGGAGGGAGAGAGCCCGGGGCAGAGGTCGGCCGAGCCCCGCAGGGGCGTAGGCGCGGAGGACTCGGAGGGGAGGCCACGCTCGGCGCCCGGATGGCAGGGGGCCTCCGCATCGGGAACGCAAGGTGCGCGGCCCACGGCGCCCGGTGTGAAGGTGGGAGCCGCGAGTGGTCGCGCGCTTGGACCGGCAGACCCGTCCGCCGCGGCATCGAAGGCGCCTCGCCAGCAAGATGCGTGGTTCGGGGAGCCAGACACGGAGGCGAGCGCCTCGTCCGCGCAAGCGTCTCGGTCCCAGGAGGAGACGTCGAGGGCTTCCCGTCAGCAGCAGGATGCAGTGGCGGGTTCCGCCTCCACGCGGGCTTCTCTTCCGAATGCCGAGACGTCGAGGGCTTCCCGTCAGCAGCAGGATGCAGTTGCGGGTTCCACCTCCGCGCGAGCTTCTCTTCCGAGTGCCGAGACGGCGAGGGCTTCCCGTCAGCAGCAGGATGCGGCGTTCGACGGAGCACGCAATGCGGTGGGCGCCTCTTCTTCGCGCGAGCCTCGGGTACGTGGCCACGAAGGGATGCTGGAGCCCGCGGGGCGGGGGCGCGCGCTCGGAAGCGATTCGGTCGCGCCGCCCCCGGGCTACGTGCAGATGCCTCCGTGGAGGTCGAGCGAGCCCGCACCGGCCGCGCCTCGGGCGAAGGCCGCCGAGCCTCGTTCGAGCGCTCCTTCGGCCCGGGGCGATGGCCAGTCCTATGGCGCGCATGCGGGCCTGACGCGGCCGGGTGCTGTTCCTCCCGCTCGAGGCGCGACGGGACGCGGCGCGCGTCAGGCCTCGCTCGACACGGGCCCCGAATCCAAGGCCCCGGCCAAGGCTCGCAAGGAGCAGAAAAAGAAGAAGCGCGCCGTGGCGGCGGAGGCGTCGCGCTCCGAGGCGAAGCTCCTGTCCATCGCGCCGCGCTCGGGGCCGCTGTCCTCTCCGCTGAAGACGCTCGGCAAGCGCTTGGGGCCTCGGCTCATCTCCGCGCTGGACAAGAAGGGGCTGCGCCGGATGGGCGACATCCTCTTCCTCCTGCCGCGCTGCTACGAGGACCGCAGGCGCCTGCTCACCATCGCGGAGCTGGAGCCCGGCGAGCGCGGCGTCACCGTGGGCATGGTGAAGGTCGCGGACTTCGTCCCCGGCAAGCAGGGCCGGCGCATGTTCCGCGCGGTCGTCGGCGACAGCTCGGGCAGCATCGCCGCGACGTACTTCAACGCGGGCCCCTGGCTGAAGAGCCGCTTCACCGTCGGCAAGCGCCTGGTCCTCTCCGGAGAGGTGCGCGCGACGATGAGCGGCCGGGAGATGGCCCACCCCGAAATCGAGCCGGCCGAGGACCTCGACTCCGCCACCTCCGTCCACTTCAACCGCATCGTCCCTGTTTACCCCGGCTTCGAGCGAGGCGAGCAGCGCTCCTTCCGAGAGCTGGCCTCCCGCGTGGGCGAACAGTACGCGCACGCCCTCGAGGACCCGCTCCCGCCGGAGCTCCGCCGTCGGCTCGAGTTGATGGGGCTGCCGGACGCGCTGCGCTTCATCCACTTCCCGCCCGAGGACGCGGACCTGGAGGCGCTCGACGCGCACCAGAGCCCCGCGCATCGCCGGCTCGCGTTCGACGAGCTGTTCTTCCTCCAGCTGGGCATGGCGCTCAAGCGTCAGGGCATCAAGGCGGAGCAGGGCATCAGCTTCGACGTGTCCCCCACGCTGCTCGAGAAGGCGCGCACCGCGCTGCCCTTCCAGCTCACGGGCGCCCAGGCCCGGGTCGTGGAGGAGCTCAGCCGGGACATGGCGCGCGGCGAGCCGATGAACCGGCTGGTGCAAGGCGACGTGGGCAGCGGCAAGACGGCGGTGGCCATGGTCTCCGCGCTCGTCGCGTTGCAGAACGGCTATCAGGTCGCGGTGATGGCCCCCACGGAGATCCTGGCGGAGCAGCACGAGCGCAACTTCCGCAAGGTCCTGGGCCCGCTGGGCTTCCAGGTGGGCCTGGTGAGCGCGTCCGGAACCGCGAAGGCGAAGCGGCAGGTGCGCGACGCGGTGGCTCGCGGTGACATCCACCTCGCGGTGGGCACGCATGCCCTCATCCAGCAGGAGATTGCGTTCGACCGGCTGGGCCTCGTGGTCATCGATGAGCAGCACCGCTTCGGCGTGCTCCAGCGTCACACGCTGATGAGCAAGGGCCTCAAGCCGGACGTGCTGGTGATGACGGCCACGCCGATTCCTCGCACGTTGGCGATGACGCTGTACGGAGACCTGGACCTCTCCATCATCGACCAGCTCCCGCCGGGCCGTACGCCCATCAACACGCGCGTCTTCAACGACAAACAGCGCGCCCGCGTCTACGAGTCCATCGCGGCGGAGCTGGCCAAGGGGCACCAGGCGTACGTGGTGTACCCGCTGGTGGAGGAGTCGGAGAAGCTGGACCTCGAGGACGCGACGCGCGGCGTGGAGAAGCTGAGCAAGGTCTTCCCCGATGCGCGCGTCGGCCTGCTGCACGGGCGGATGAAGGCGGAGGAGAAGGACGCGGTGATGGAGGACTTCCGCGAGAAGCGCATCCACGTCCTCGTGTGCACCACCGTCGTGGAAGTGGGCGTGGACGTGCCCAACGCGTCGGTGATGGTGGTGGAGTCGGCGGAGCGCTTCGGCCTCTCGCAGCTCCACCAGCTCCGCGGCCGCGTGGGCCGAGGCGCCGCGGCCAGCCACTGCTTCCTCGTCGCCGGGAGCGCGCGCTCCTGGGAGTCCGCCGAGCGCCTCGCGGTGATGGAGCAGAGCAGCGACGGCTTCGTCATCGCGGAGAAGGACCTGGAGATCCGAGGGCCCGGAGAGTTCCTGGGGACCCGGCAGAGCGGCCTGCCCGAGCTGGCGGTGGCGAACCTCGCGCGCGATGGAGACCTCCTCTCCATGGCCCAGGCCGAGGCCCGTCGCATCCTCGCGAGGGACCCGGAGATGAAGTCCCCCGAGCACCTCGCGCTGGTGAAGGCGCTGGAAGAGCGGTGGGAAGGCCGGCTCGCGCTCGCGCAGGTGGGCTAG
- the greA gene encoding transcription elongation factor GreA — translation MASGSDNIPMTPSGLRKLKSELKHLQSVERGKISREIEVARAHGDLRENAEYHAAKEKQSHIEGRILDLNDWIARAEVIDPSKLGGDKVIFGATVDLLDTETDKPVSYRIVGELEADLKKRWIAVTSPVARALIGKRVGDVATVQSPGGVRELEVQEIRFEDPEPEAIPGEG, via the coding sequence ATGGCTAGCGGGAGCGACAACATCCCGATGACCCCCTCCGGGCTGCGCAAGCTCAAGTCGGAGCTGAAGCACCTGCAGTCCGTCGAGCGGGGGAAGATCTCGCGGGAGATCGAGGTCGCCCGGGCTCACGGGGACCTCCGCGAGAACGCCGAGTATCACGCGGCGAAAGAGAAGCAGTCGCACATCGAAGGGCGCATCCTGGACTTGAATGACTGGATTGCGCGCGCCGAGGTCATCGACCCGAGCAAGCTGGGCGGTGACAAGGTCATTTTCGGGGCGACGGTGGACCTCTTGGATACGGAGACGGACAAGCCCGTCTCGTACCGCATCGTCGGCGAGCTGGAGGCGGACCTGAAGAAGCGGTGGATCGCCGTCACCTCTCCGGTGGCTCGGGCGCTGATCGGCAAGCGCGTGGGGGATGTCGCCACGGTGCAGAGCCCGGGCGGAGTGCGCGAGCTGGAGGTGCAGGAGATCCGCTTCGAGGACCCCGAACCCGAAGCCATCCCCGGCGAGGGCTGA
- a CDS encoding FHA domain-containing protein, with protein sequence MLSVQELRALATSLSAKDFERQLGPFALIQRPPSEASAAVLAPTRMADPEDIGLGMMSLLFEFEHLRVATLPPLHATDRLRIGRRMDCDLVIDDASVSKLHAELRWSEADHRCTVQDLGSTNGTFLNAGTLGQREATLRDGDILSFGNVQYWYLEAKTLHERLRAGEATGLGSRSG encoded by the coding sequence GTGCTGTCCGTCCAGGAACTGCGTGCCCTCGCCACGTCTCTGTCCGCCAAGGACTTCGAGCGGCAATTGGGGCCCTTCGCCCTCATCCAGCGTCCCCCCTCGGAGGCCTCGGCCGCGGTGCTCGCGCCCACGCGCATGGCGGACCCGGAGGACATCGGCCTGGGCATGATGTCGCTCCTGTTTGAATTCGAACACCTGCGCGTCGCCACGCTCCCGCCCCTCCATGCGACGGACCGCCTGCGCATCGGCCGACGCATGGACTGCGACCTGGTCATCGACGACGCGTCCGTCTCCAAGCTGCACGCGGAGCTGCGCTGGAGCGAGGCCGACCACCGCTGCACCGTGCAGGACCTGGGCTCCACCAACGGCACCTTCCTCAACGCCGGCACCCTGGGACAGCGCGAGGCTACGCTGCGCGACGGCGACATCCTCAGCTTCGGAAACGTCCAGTACTGGTACCTGGAGGCGAAGACGCTGCATGAGCGCCTGCGAGCGGGCGAGGCCACCGGCCTGGGCTCGCGCAGCGGCTAG
- a CDS encoding MGMT family protein, whose amino-acid sequence MTQSPRDERDYFERIYTAVEQVPWGKVATYGDIATLVGDGCDARVVGHALGALGARSATVPWQRIINRTGGISLTGHGQRERLEAEGVTFDERGNARMDAHHWSGPSEAWARANGFQTLPRTAEKPASAQLQLF is encoded by the coding sequence ATGACGCAGAGCCCTCGCGACGAGCGCGACTACTTCGAACGCATCTACACCGCCGTCGAGCAGGTGCCCTGGGGCAAGGTGGCCACCTACGGCGACATCGCGACCCTCGTCGGCGACGGCTGCGATGCCCGCGTCGTGGGTCATGCACTCGGCGCCCTAGGTGCTCGCTCCGCCACCGTGCCGTGGCAGCGCATCATCAACCGCACGGGCGGCATCAGCCTCACCGGGCATGGGCAGCGCGAGCGGCTCGAAGCGGAGGGTGTGACGTTCGACGAGCGCGGCAACGCGCGGATGGACGCGCACCACTGGAGCGGCCCCAGCGAGGCGTGGGCTCGCGCGAATGGCTTCCAGACGCTGCCGCGCACCGCCGAGAAACCGGCCTCCGCGCAGCTTCAGCTGTTCTGA
- a CDS encoding M15 family metallopeptidase, translating into MSLALFRWSVVLLLCLFTSAAVAGEVRTRKNKAKAPKLVSLEGGHQLHRDTATAFQRMALDAAKHGVVLTVTSGYRSPHEQRWLYEQYRQGSGNKAARPGQSKHQLGIAVDLIVGKRTSKRYRWLTANACRFGFRRTVRSEPWHWEYHPRSTFPPVAGFNCLGRKTRPPEPPTSVATQDPS; encoded by the coding sequence ATGTCGCTCGCGCTATTCCGCTGGAGTGTCGTCCTGTTGTTGTGCCTGTTCACCTCGGCCGCGGTCGCGGGGGAGGTGCGCACCCGGAAGAACAAGGCGAAGGCCCCCAAGCTGGTGAGCCTCGAGGGAGGACACCAGCTCCACCGCGACACCGCGACGGCGTTCCAGCGCATGGCCCTGGATGCGGCGAAACACGGCGTCGTGCTGACGGTCACCAGCGGCTATCGCTCCCCGCATGAGCAGCGGTGGCTCTACGAGCAGTACCGGCAAGGCAGCGGCAACAAGGCCGCGCGGCCCGGCCAGTCGAAGCACCAATTGGGCATCGCGGTGGACCTCATCGTGGGCAAGCGCACATCCAAGCGATACCGCTGGCTCACGGCCAATGCCTGTCGCTTCGGCTTCCGCCGCACGGTGCGCTCGGAGCCGTGGCATTGGGAGTACCACCCTCGGAGCACCTTCCCTCCCGTGGCTGGCTTCAACTGCCTGGGACGCAAGACGCGCCCGCCCGAGCCTCCCACGTCCGTGGCCACGCAGGACCCGAGCTGA
- a CDS encoding TIGR04222 domain-containing membrane protein, with protein sequence MGGGTLVEVGALNPLDWTGPQFLRVYVVLFVMALVMGIALRRMLRGPGGPSRRAHESLDPYDVALLSGPKEVVHTTLARLLHERVIRMDGTNIEPTGKHPNLRSPIERAAYSAVSGQSMSLAELHARAEPAIEQLKEPLIQQGLLVDAPRARLARWLPPLLGLVLLVLGLAKMVVGLSRDKPVGILVLFSIFTCIAVYMLSRRTWRTRLGDEVLWTLRTEQQALRVTARSAKSSEVMNSHDLALAVALFGLGAITLTDFELLRRQIAPEVSSGGDSSSSSGGCGGGSSGCSGGSSDSGGSSSCGSSSSCGGGGCGGCGGGGD encoded by the coding sequence ATGGGTGGGGGAACTCTCGTGGAGGTCGGCGCGCTGAATCCATTGGATTGGACAGGTCCGCAGTTCCTCAGGGTGTACGTCGTGCTGTTCGTGATGGCCCTCGTCATGGGCATCGCGCTTCGCCGCATGCTGCGGGGCCCTGGCGGCCCCTCCCGACGCGCGCACGAGTCGCTCGACCCGTATGACGTCGCGCTGTTGTCGGGTCCGAAGGAAGTCGTCCACACCACCCTCGCCCGGCTCCTGCACGAGCGCGTGATTCGCATGGACGGCACGAACATCGAGCCCACCGGAAAGCACCCCAACCTCCGCTCCCCCATCGAGCGCGCCGCCTACAGCGCGGTCTCGGGCCAGTCCATGAGCCTCGCGGAGCTGCACGCCCGAGCCGAGCCCGCCATCGAGCAGCTCAAGGAGCCGCTCATCCAGCAGGGCTTGCTGGTCGACGCCCCTCGGGCCCGCCTCGCACGGTGGCTGCCTCCGCTCCTGGGGCTGGTGCTGCTGGTCCTGGGGCTGGCCAAGATGGTCGTGGGCCTGTCGCGAGACAAGCCCGTGGGCATCCTCGTCCTCTTCAGCATCTTCACGTGCATCGCCGTCTACATGCTCTCCCGGAGGACCTGGCGCACCCGCCTGGGCGATGAGGTCCTGTGGACCCTGCGCACGGAGCAGCAAGCGCTGCGAGTCACCGCGCGCAGCGCGAAGTCCTCGGAGGTGATGAACAGCCATGACCTCGCCCTCGCGGTCGCCCTCTTCGGTCTCGGCGCCATCACCTTGACGGACTTCGAGCTGCTGCGCCGGCAGATTGCCCCCGAGGTCTCCAGCGGCGGTGACTCCAGCTCCAGCAGCGGGGGCTGCGGTGGAGGGAGCAGCGGGTGCTCGGGCGGCAGCAGCGACAGCGGAGGGAGCAGCAGCTGCGGCAGCAGTAGCAGCTGCGGAGGCGGCGGCTGCGGCGGTTGTGGTGGAGGTGGTGATTGA